Proteins from a genomic interval of Geodermatophilus obscurus DSM 43160:
- a CDS encoding cytochrome P450: protein MTPAAAPIDLTDPTVVADPYPAFARARSQAPVQWHEGLGLWLAFTHAESNAVLRDRRLGRIWRDREPAERFRSFNLVHRNALLEMEPPDHTRLRRLVSAAFARGHVERLRPWVQQLAAELVDGLVERSGGTEPADVLSGMADELPVAVIAELLGVPQADRPLLRPWSNAIVKMYEYGRTAAVEDAAERAADRFVTYLRGLAAERRRTPGDDLLSHLVTVRDTEGDRLTEDELVTTCVLLLNAGHEATVNVSGNGLLALLEHPDQLARLRADPGLLPTAVEELMRFDSPLQLFERTATADVDLGGTTVRQGQKVAALLGAANRDPAVFADPDSLDVGRTDNPHTTFGAGVHFCIGAPLARVELQASFGALLERTSRLELGGEPVRRPEFVIRGLAELPVVLAR, encoded by the coding sequence GTGACACCCGCGGCCGCGCCGATCGACCTCACCGACCCGACCGTCGTCGCCGACCCCTATCCGGCCTTCGCGCGCGCCCGGTCGCAGGCGCCGGTGCAGTGGCACGAGGGGCTGGGCCTGTGGCTGGCGTTCACCCACGCCGAGAGCAACGCCGTCCTGCGCGATCGGCGGCTGGGCCGGATCTGGCGGGACCGGGAGCCGGCGGAGCGGTTCCGGTCCTTCAACCTGGTCCACCGCAACGCGCTGCTGGAGATGGAGCCGCCGGACCACACCCGGCTGCGCCGGCTGGTCAGCGCCGCCTTCGCCCGCGGGCACGTCGAGCGGCTGCGGCCGTGGGTGCAGCAGCTGGCCGCCGAGCTGGTCGACGGCCTGGTGGAGCGTTCCGGCGGCACCGAGCCGGCGGACGTCCTGTCCGGGATGGCCGACGAGCTGCCCGTCGCCGTCATCGCCGAGCTGCTCGGCGTCCCGCAGGCCGACCGGCCGCTGCTGCGGCCGTGGTCCAACGCGATCGTGAAGATGTACGAGTACGGCCGGACGGCGGCCGTCGAGGACGCCGCCGAACGTGCGGCGGACCGGTTCGTCACCTACCTGCGCGGGCTAGCCGCCGAGCGCCGCCGCACCCCGGGCGACGACCTGCTGTCCCACCTGGTGACCGTGCGCGACACCGAGGGCGACCGGCTCACCGAGGACGAGCTGGTGACCACCTGCGTCCTGCTGCTCAACGCCGGGCACGAGGCGACGGTCAACGTCAGCGGCAACGGCCTGCTGGCGCTGCTCGAGCACCCCGACCAGCTGGCCCGGCTCCGCGCGGACCCCGGCCTGCTGCCGACGGCGGTCGAGGAGCTGATGCGGTTCGACTCGCCGCTGCAGCTGTTCGAGCGGACCGCGACGGCCGACGTGGACCTCGGCGGCACCACCGTGCGGCAGGGGCAGAAGGTCGCAGCGCTGCTCGGCGCCGCGAACCGGGACCCGGCGGTGTTCGCCGACCCCGACAGCCTCGACGTCGGCCGCACCGACAACCCGCACACCACCTTCGGGGCCGGCGTGCACTTCTGCATCGGCGCCCCGCTGGCCCGGGTCGAGCTGCAGGCGTCCTTCGGCGCTCTGCTGGAGCGCACGTCCCGGCTGGAGCTCGGCGGGGAGCCGGTGCGCCGCCCGGAGTTCGTCATCCGCGGCCTGGCCGAGCTGCCCGTCGTGCTGGCCCGCTGA
- the chvE gene encoding multiple monosaccharide ABC transporter substrate-binding protein, producing MSKRLGFAALSAGMALTLAACGGEGAGGSGGAGGEGAAAEDLAIGVSMPTQTSERWIADGNNVKEQLEGEGYTVDLQYANDDIPTQSQQIDQMITEGADILVVAAIDGTALSGQLENAAANNIPVVSYDRLIRDTENVDFYVTFDNFAVGQAQGNALLQGLGLRNEDGSPGTATGPFNIELFAGSLDDNNAFFFFNGAMDVLQPLIDDGTLVVKSGQTNIEQAAILRWQQETAQRRMEDLLTSAYNDGSRVDGVLSPYDGLSRGIITALQNAGYGPTLDAANPMAVVTGQDAEIASVKLIQDGVQSSTIFKDTRLLAEQAVAAASAFAEGGEPQANDTETYDNGVKVVPSYLLPVETVFADDIQSVLIDSGYWTADEVASGQSD from the coding sequence GTGAGCAAGAGGCTCGGCTTCGCCGCCCTCAGCGCCGGTATGGCGCTGACCCTGGCGGCCTGTGGCGGCGAGGGCGCCGGTGGCAGCGGCGGTGCCGGTGGCGAGGGCGCCGCGGCGGAGGACCTGGCCATCGGCGTCTCGATGCCGACCCAGACCTCCGAGCGCTGGATCGCCGACGGCAACAACGTCAAGGAGCAGCTGGAGGGCGAGGGCTACACCGTCGACCTGCAGTACGCCAACGACGACATCCCCACCCAGTCGCAGCAGATCGACCAGATGATCACCGAGGGTGCCGACATCCTCGTCGTCGCGGCGATCGACGGCACCGCCCTCTCCGGTCAGCTGGAGAACGCGGCGGCCAACAACATCCCGGTGGTCTCCTACGACCGCCTCATCCGCGACACCGAGAACGTCGACTTCTACGTCACGTTCGACAACTTCGCCGTCGGCCAGGCGCAGGGCAACGCCCTGCTGCAGGGTCTGGGCCTGCGCAACGAGGACGGCTCACCCGGCACCGCGACCGGCCCGTTCAACATCGAGCTGTTCGCCGGCTCGCTGGACGACAACAACGCGTTCTTCTTCTTCAACGGCGCGATGGACGTCCTGCAGCCGCTGATCGACGACGGCACCCTGGTCGTCAAGTCGGGCCAGACGAACATCGAGCAGGCCGCGATCCTGCGCTGGCAGCAGGAGACCGCCCAGCGGCGGATGGAGGACCTGCTGACCTCCGCCTACAACGACGGCTCGCGGGTCGACGGCGTCCTCTCGCCGTACGACGGCCTCTCCCGCGGCATCATCACCGCGCTGCAGAACGCCGGCTACGGCCCGACGCTCGACGCCGCCAACCCGATGGCGGTCGTCACCGGTCAGGACGCCGAGATCGCCTCGGTGAAGCTGATCCAGGACGGGGTCCAGAGCTCCACGATCTTCAAGGACACCCGTCTGCTGGCCGAGCAGGCCGTCGCCGCCGCGTCCGCCTTCGCCGAGGGCGGCGAGCCGCAGGCCAACGACACCGAGACGTACGACAACGGCGTCAAGGTCGTCCCGTCCTACCTGCTCCCGGTCGAGACGGTCTTCGCGGACGACATCCAGTCCGTGCTGATCGACTCCGGCTACTGGACGGCCGACGAGGTCGCCAGCGGCCAGTCGGACTGA
- a CDS encoding glycoside hydrolase family 6 protein produces the protein MPVVTTAPPSTSGRHRPGRGRRLLWTSGLAAALVGTGLVTPLLTGPEATPAAQPAIEQVRKVRPAPTTTAPAPAPAIASPTTSAPAPSSTTTAAPSTPASAAPTSSSAAGAPSTTTPAAPTSTAAPAPSTANPLAGMTFHGPNTGAALAAAQPGRSPEDAAALAQLAGVPTATWLGAWSGDVTAAVRQEVTAARAAGAVPVLVTYNVPGRDCGGYSAGGVDSSAEYLRWVQAVAAGIGTAQAVVVVEPDALALLCGDPAQRLSLLRSAVEVLEANAGTHTYLDAGHSTWIDAATMAERLRAAGVTAADGFALNVSNFQTTASNVAYGHQVSSLLGGAHFVVDTSRNGNGPGSDWCNPPGRALGERPTAQTGQPRVDAFLWVKRPGESDGTCNGGPAPGTFWDAYAIGLVRGY, from the coding sequence ATGCCCGTCGTCACCACCGCGCCGCCCAGTACCTCCGGCCGGCACCGGCCAGGTCGCGGCAGGCGACTGCTGTGGACGTCCGGGCTCGCCGCGGCACTGGTCGGCACCGGCCTGGTCACGCCGCTGCTCACCGGTCCCGAGGCGACGCCGGCCGCGCAGCCGGCCATCGAGCAGGTCCGCAAGGTCCGACCGGCGCCGACGACGACGGCTCCGGCTCCGGCTCCTGCCATCGCCAGCCCCACGACGAGCGCTCCCGCGCCGAGCAGCACGACGACCGCCGCGCCCTCGACGCCCGCGAGCGCCGCTCCGACGAGCAGCTCCGCCGCCGGTGCGCCGAGCACCACGACGCCCGCCGCACCGACCTCGACCGCCGCCCCGGCCCCCTCGACGGCCAACCCGCTCGCCGGGATGACCTTCCACGGCCCCAACACCGGTGCGGCCCTGGCCGCGGCGCAGCCGGGCCGCAGCCCCGAGGACGCCGCGGCGCTCGCCCAGCTGGCGGGCGTGCCCACGGCGACCTGGCTGGGGGCGTGGAGCGGAGACGTCACGGCGGCGGTCCGCCAGGAGGTCACCGCCGCCCGCGCGGCCGGGGCCGTGCCGGTCCTCGTCACGTACAACGTCCCGGGCCGGGACTGCGGCGGCTACTCAGCCGGGGGCGTGGACTCGTCGGCCGAGTACCTCCGCTGGGTGCAGGCGGTCGCGGCCGGCATCGGGACCGCGCAGGCGGTGGTGGTCGTCGAGCCCGACGCGCTCGCGCTGCTGTGCGGCGACCCGGCGCAGCGCCTGTCGCTGCTGCGGTCGGCAGTCGAGGTGCTCGAGGCCAACGCCGGCACCCACACCTACCTCGACGCCGGGCACTCGACCTGGATCGACGCCGCGACGATGGCCGAGCGGCTTCGCGCCGCCGGGGTGACCGCCGCGGACGGCTTCGCGCTGAACGTCTCCAACTTCCAGACGACCGCGAGCAACGTGGCCTACGGCCATCAGGTGTCGTCGCTGCTGGGCGGCGCCCACTTCGTCGTGGACACCAGCCGCAACGGCAACGGCCCCGGCAGCGACTGGTGCAACCCCCCGGGCCGCGCCCTCGGCGAGCGCCCGACGGCGCAGACCGGGCAGCCCCGGGTCGACGCGTTCCTGTGGGTCAAGCGACCCGGCGAGTCCGACGGCACGTGCAACGGCGGCCCGGCCCCCGGGACCTTCTGGGACGCCTATGCCATCGGGCTGGTCCGGGGCTACTGA
- a CDS encoding long-chain fatty acid--CoA ligase: MRGLMQDYSLTIDAIFRHVEQHYGDGTIATAGPGGVTRATYAEWAERTRRLGGVLDTLGISADGRVGTFGWNSQRHLELYFAAPSSGRVLHTLNVRLFPEQLTYIANHAEDEAVFVDRTVLPLLWPLVDTMKTVRHVVVMDDGGDNEIPDDPRVLDYEALLADAQPVEFGVTDENSAAYMCYTSGTTGNPKGVVYSHRSTFLHTMGVMAPNAFGLGIRDVAMPVVPMFHANAWGIAQAAPAAGASLVMPGSMMQPEALANLIVEEGVTFTAGVPTIWQGVLPHLAGRPHKLRDIGCGGSAVPRALSEAYREQVGLPILQAWGMTETHPVASSGVLPRRYADADAETQADQRSRAGLPFLGVEARIVDAETLEPQPWDDKATGELQVRGPWCAQDYYNPDAGVELTTPDGWMRTGDVAAMDPFGSIRIADRTKDLIKSGGEWISSVDLENAIMSHPKVREAAVVGVPHPKWDERPLACVVLRDGETATEEEILEHLKPQVAKWWLPDAVEFIDEVPKTSVGKFSKKDLRTRFAGFLAKG; this comes from the coding sequence ATGCGCGGCCTCATGCAGGACTATTCCCTGACCATCGACGCGATCTTCCGGCACGTCGAGCAGCACTACGGCGACGGGACGATCGCCACCGCGGGGCCCGGCGGGGTCACCCGGGCGACGTACGCGGAGTGGGCCGAGCGCACCCGGCGGCTCGGCGGGGTGCTCGACACGCTCGGCATCAGCGCCGACGGCCGGGTCGGCACCTTCGGCTGGAACAGCCAGCGCCACCTCGAGCTGTACTTCGCCGCGCCGAGCTCCGGCCGGGTGCTGCACACGCTCAACGTGCGGCTGTTCCCCGAGCAGCTGACCTACATCGCCAACCACGCCGAGGACGAGGCCGTCTTCGTCGACCGCACGGTGCTGCCCCTGCTGTGGCCGCTCGTCGACACGATGAAGACCGTCCGGCACGTCGTGGTCATGGACGACGGCGGCGACAACGAGATCCCCGACGACCCGCGGGTCCTCGACTACGAGGCGCTGCTGGCCGACGCCCAGCCGGTCGAGTTCGGTGTCACGGACGAGAACTCGGCTGCCTACATGTGCTACACGAGCGGCACCACGGGCAACCCCAAGGGCGTCGTCTACTCGCACCGCTCGACGTTCCTGCACACCATGGGCGTCATGGCGCCCAACGCCTTCGGCCTGGGCATCCGGGACGTCGCGATGCCGGTCGTGCCGATGTTCCACGCCAACGCCTGGGGCATCGCGCAGGCCGCCCCGGCCGCGGGCGCCTCGCTGGTCATGCCCGGCTCGATGATGCAGCCCGAGGCCCTGGCGAACCTGATCGTCGAGGAGGGCGTCACCTTCACCGCCGGCGTCCCGACCATCTGGCAGGGCGTGCTCCCCCACCTGGCCGGTCGGCCGCACAAGCTGCGCGACATCGGCTGCGGCGGCTCCGCGGTGCCCAGGGCGCTGAGCGAGGCCTACCGCGAGCAGGTCGGCCTGCCCATCCTGCAGGCCTGGGGCATGACCGAGACCCACCCGGTCGCCTCCTCCGGCGTCCTGCCGCGGCGCTACGCCGACGCCGACGCCGAGACGCAGGCCGACCAGCGGTCCCGGGCCGGGCTGCCGTTCCTCGGCGTCGAGGCCCGGATCGTCGACGCCGAGACCCTCGAGCCCCAGCCGTGGGACGACAAGGCCACCGGCGAGCTGCAGGTGCGCGGGCCGTGGTGCGCGCAGGACTACTACAACCCCGACGCCGGGGTGGAGCTGACCACGCCCGACGGCTGGATGCGCACCGGTGACGTCGCGGCGATGGACCCGTTCGGCTCGATCCGGATCGCCGACCGCACCAAGGACCTCATCAAGTCCGGCGGCGAGTGGATCAGCTCGGTCGACCTGGAGAACGCGATCATGAGCCACCCGAAGGTCAGGGAGGCCGCGGTCGTCGGCGTCCCGCACCCGAAGTGGGACGAGCGCCCGCTGGCCTGCGTCGTCCTCAGGGACGGCGAGACGGCCACCGAGGAGGAGATCCTCGAACACCTCAAGCCGCAGGTGGCCAAGTGGTGGCTGCCCGACGCGGTCGAGTTCATCGACGAGGTGCCCAAGACCAGCGTCGGGAAGTTTTCCAAGAAGGACCTGCGCACCCGCTTCGCGGGGTTCCTCGCGAAGGGCTGA
- a CDS encoding DUF5926 family protein, whose product MARSATRKRPAAPATGNDVNPKAPCPCGSGRRYKHCHGSGYAPPVARPFEGLPGEPHWVALRELVPAATAPLRTADGRDVTLASVLPGGAPALVRANGEILLGVQLQGGSDDVSRDLGTALAAALEAPAGAPVDPGPLGGAGSAGPRLQELVDLGAPLEVTVHEDFGFWLEGVEAGAAAQAGLEQANAAILPTELLPGLGAAYWVRPGAERAHLRWVRPEPEERLLDALARLRASGEILLGEGTRYAGAFRAHGLLVPVWDLPAETPAADWTDAATAFQARLEQALETTDPLTADERRARAGLLSRQVTLR is encoded by the coding sequence ATGGCCCGCTCCGCGACCCGCAAGCGTCCCGCTGCCCCTGCCACAGGGAACGACGTCAACCCCAAGGCGCCCTGTCCGTGCGGCTCGGGCCGCCGCTACAAGCACTGCCACGGCTCGGGCTACGCCCCGCCGGTGGCCCGGCCGTTCGAGGGGCTGCCCGGCGAGCCGCACTGGGTGGCGCTGCGCGAGCTGGTTCCGGCGGCGACCGCGCCCCTGCGGACGGCAGACGGGCGCGACGTGACCCTGGCCAGCGTGCTGCCCGGCGGGGCTCCGGCCCTGGTCCGCGCCAACGGCGAGATCCTGCTCGGCGTCCAGCTGCAGGGCGGCTCCGACGACGTCAGCCGCGACCTCGGCACGGCGCTGGCCGCCGCCCTCGAGGCGCCTGCCGGCGCGCCGGTCGACCCGGGCCCGCTCGGCGGGGCGGGCTCGGCCGGGCCGCGGCTGCAGGAGCTGGTGGACCTCGGGGCACCGCTCGAGGTGACCGTGCACGAGGACTTCGGCTTCTGGCTCGAGGGTGTCGAGGCCGGGGCCGCGGCGCAGGCCGGGCTGGAGCAGGCCAACGCCGCGATCCTGCCCACGGAGCTGCTGCCCGGCCTCGGCGCTGCCTACTGGGTGCGGCCCGGCGCCGAGCGCGCCCACCTGCGCTGGGTGCGGCCCGAGCCGGAGGAGCGGCTGCTCGACGCGCTGGCCCGGCTGCGCGCCTCGGGCGAGATCCTGCTCGGCGAGGGCACCCGCTACGCCGGCGCCTTCCGGGCGCACGGCCTCCTCGTGCCGGTGTGGGACCTGCCCGCCGAGACCCCGGCCGCCGACTGGACGGACGCCGCCACCGCGTTCCAGGCCCGGCTGGAACAGGCGCTGGAGACCACCGACCCGCTGACCGCCGACGAGCGCCGCGCCCGGGCGGGCCTGCTGTCCCGGCAGGTCACCCTGCGCTGA
- a CDS encoding glycosyltransferase: protein MSLAPGRSATARPDTTGFLRYVPNRGFLVANVVLAVAYTLVISFAFEHGNWFLFAALLATELFHLVQIVGYCWTVWGRDTARTFDPDFNAPVDVFITVCGEPVDVVRETARAAQAMRYPTPFRVYLLNDGLVAGKDDWREIEELADELGVTCITRVTPGGAKAGNINHALSRTDSPFFVVFDADHVPHADFLAEVMGYFVTDDMGFVQTPQFYANQLRNRITRVAWDQQTLFFGPIMAGKSRLDSAFMCGTNMAVRRSAIADAGGMCEFNIAEDFLTSLFMHERGWKSVYVPKVLAEGLAPDDFLNYYKQQFRWTRGSLEVIFKYNPLLRQGLSTAQKLQYLLSASYYLSGSVILLDALLPIVFLLTGETPIVTSTMTLALVFVPYMWINLYVLQRTSNFTYSYQAIAFSLSAWWLQITALVAVLANRKTSFAVTSKTASDGARPNFLRLVVPQLVYAVVAAVALAIGAAREGASPSLMANVAWLTVHLAIAVPFIMAASPSRASRSASFVPASLPSRPAAAAEDRATAPPTPSVEPALQPAHD from the coding sequence GTGTCACTCGCCCCCGGTCGCAGTGCGACCGCACGCCCGGACACCACCGGCTTCCTGCGGTACGTGCCCAACCGCGGTTTCCTGGTCGCCAACGTGGTGCTCGCGGTCGCGTACACGCTGGTCATCAGCTTCGCCTTCGAGCACGGCAACTGGTTCCTGTTCGCGGCCCTGCTGGCCACCGAGTTGTTCCACCTGGTCCAGATCGTCGGCTACTGCTGGACCGTCTGGGGCCGCGACACCGCGCGCACCTTCGACCCGGACTTCAACGCGCCGGTCGACGTCTTCATCACCGTCTGCGGTGAGCCGGTCGACGTCGTCCGCGAGACGGCGCGCGCCGCGCAGGCGATGCGCTACCCGACGCCTTTCCGCGTGTACCTGCTCAACGACGGACTGGTCGCCGGCAAGGACGACTGGCGGGAGATCGAGGAGCTGGCCGACGAGCTCGGCGTCACCTGCATCACCCGGGTGACGCCCGGCGGGGCGAAGGCGGGCAACATCAACCACGCCCTCTCCCGGACCGACAGCCCCTTCTTCGTCGTCTTCGACGCCGACCACGTCCCCCACGCCGACTTCCTGGCCGAGGTCATGGGGTACTTCGTCACCGACGACATGGGCTTCGTGCAGACGCCGCAGTTCTACGCGAACCAGCTCCGCAACCGGATCACTCGCGTGGCCTGGGACCAGCAGACGCTGTTCTTCGGGCCGATCATGGCGGGCAAGAGCCGATTGGACTCCGCGTTCATGTGCGGCACCAACATGGCCGTGCGGCGCAGCGCGATCGCCGACGCCGGCGGCATGTGCGAGTTCAACATCGCCGAGGACTTCCTCACCTCGCTGTTCATGCACGAGCGGGGGTGGAAGAGCGTCTACGTGCCCAAGGTCCTCGCCGAGGGTCTGGCCCCCGACGACTTCCTCAACTACTACAAGCAGCAGTTCCGCTGGACGCGCGGCAGCCTCGAGGTGATCTTCAAGTACAACCCGCTGCTGCGGCAGGGCCTGAGCACGGCTCAGAAGCTGCAGTACCTGCTCTCGGCGAGCTACTACCTCTCCGGCTCGGTCATCCTGCTCGACGCGCTGCTGCCCATCGTCTTCCTGCTCACCGGGGAGACCCCGATCGTGACGTCGACGATGACGCTCGCGCTGGTCTTCGTGCCCTACATGTGGATCAACCTGTACGTGCTGCAGCGCACCAGCAACTTCACCTACAGCTACCAGGCGATCGCCTTCTCGCTCAGCGCGTGGTGGCTGCAGATCACCGCGCTGGTGGCGGTGCTGGCCAACCGCAAGACGTCGTTCGCCGTGACGAGCAAGACCGCCTCCGACGGAGCCCGGCCGAACTTCCTCCGGCTGGTCGTGCCGCAACTGGTCTACGCGGTGGTCGCGGCCGTCGCGCTGGCGATCGGCGCGGCCCGCGAGGGCGCCAGCCCCTCGCTGATGGCCAACGTCGCGTGGCTCACCGTGCACCTGGCCATCGCCGTTCCCTTCATCATGGCGGCCTCGCCGTCGCGCGCGTCCCGCAGTGCGTCGTTCGTCCCCGCCTCGCTCCCGTCCCGGCCGGCCGCGGCTGCCGAGGACCGGGCGACGGCGCCCCCCACCCCGTCGGTCGAGCCGGCCCTCCAGCCGGCCCACGACTGA
- a CDS encoding glycosyltransferase family 39 protein yields MSTDLLSAPPSPAVGPRARHRAHQGSRLVVPRRSGDPVVVGLVHLLCLGLVVLGARAEFLRNSIRLDEAQSLWQTNHSYGELLRIIAEDVHVPLYHVLLRTWRLVLGPDVETARLLSLVFLLAAVPVFYAVARKVLSTPWALFALVLFSCSPFLQWYGNEARMYSMLVLVTLVSQYFFLTLVATDRTTAWAGYAAAAVVGVYTHYFFAFVLVAQGVYVLLMWRRLPRTTIVKMAGVAGLVGAAYLPWFLYFRSQGSASETRPNLPEPSSVDYSNVYSQFLFGFQSDTINTVLVSTWPLLVLAALASVRVGVRLDRATAYLVVAAFVPVLLAFVVSHLVTPFFLSRYMIAALPALLLVVVRFSSSLTRPVARVLAAVLLAVTVLGTVVQAANPETPVDEDYRTAAQLVAGGATPQDVVVLSSSFTVYPFEYYYDGDARVATLPLWDREGSAPAFDPAQLPEQVESLTEGHRYVYLLLSYDQGYEEDVFQHFQRNFEQTAVHEPSPGLRLLVYRVGYSELLPAGELDGVGD; encoded by the coding sequence GTGTCCACCGATCTGCTGTCCGCCCCGCCGTCACCCGCTGTCGGCCCCCGGGCCCGTCACCGCGCCCACCAGGGGTCGCGCCTCGTCGTCCCCCGGCGGAGCGGCGACCCCGTCGTCGTGGGGCTCGTCCACCTGCTGTGCCTCGGCCTCGTCGTCCTGGGCGCCCGGGCCGAGTTCCTCCGGAACTCCATCCGCCTGGACGAGGCGCAGAGCCTGTGGCAGACCAACCACAGCTACGGCGAGCTGCTGCGGATCATCGCCGAGGACGTGCACGTCCCGCTGTACCACGTGCTGCTGCGCACCTGGCGGCTCGTGCTCGGCCCGGACGTCGAGACCGCCCGGCTGTTGTCGCTGGTGTTCCTGCTCGCCGCCGTCCCGGTCTTCTACGCGGTCGCGCGCAAGGTCCTCAGCACGCCGTGGGCGCTGTTCGCCCTCGTCCTGTTCAGCTGCTCGCCGTTCCTGCAGTGGTACGGCAACGAGGCCCGCATGTACTCGATGCTGGTCCTGGTCACCCTGGTCAGCCAGTACTTCTTCCTGACGCTGGTGGCCACCGACCGGACCACCGCCTGGGCCGGCTACGCCGCGGCCGCCGTCGTCGGCGTCTACACCCACTACTTCTTCGCGTTCGTGCTGGTGGCGCAGGGGGTCTACGTCCTGCTCATGTGGCGGCGGCTGCCGCGCACCACGATCGTGAAGATGGCCGGGGTGGCCGGGCTCGTGGGCGCCGCCTACCTGCCGTGGTTCCTCTACTTCCGGTCCCAGGGGTCGGCCTCGGAGACCCGGCCGAACCTCCCAGAGCCGTCGTCGGTCGACTACTCGAACGTCTACTCCCAGTTCCTGTTCGGGTTCCAGAGCGACACCATCAACACCGTCCTGGTGTCGACGTGGCCGCTGCTGGTGCTCGCCGCCCTGGCCAGCGTGCGGGTCGGCGTCCGGCTCGACCGGGCGACGGCCTACCTGGTGGTGGCCGCCTTCGTGCCGGTGCTGCTGGCCTTCGTCGTCAGCCACCTGGTGACGCCGTTCTTCCTGAGCCGGTACATGATCGCCGCGCTCCCGGCGCTGCTGCTGGTCGTCGTCCGCTTCAGCAGCAGCCTCACCCGGCCGGTGGCCCGGGTTCTGGCCGCCGTCCTGCTGGCCGTCACCGTCCTCGGCACGGTGGTGCAGGCCGCGAACCCCGAGACACCGGTGGACGAGGACTACCGCACGGCCGCGCAGCTGGTCGCCGGCGGCGCCACGCCGCAGGACGTCGTGGTGCTCAGCTCGTCGTTCACCGTCTACCCGTTCGAGTACTACTACGACGGAGACGCGCGGGTCGCGACCCTGCCGCTGTGGGACCGGGAGGGATCCGCGCCGGCGTTCGACCCCGCGCAGCTGCCCGAGCAGGTCGAGTCGCTCACCGAGGGACACCGGTACGTGTACCTGCTGCTGAGCTACGACCAGGGCTACGAGGAGGACGTCTTCCAGCACTTCCAGCGCAACTTCGAGCAGACCGCGGTCCACGAACCGTCCCCGGGCCTGCGCCTGCTGGTATACCGCGTCGGCTACAGCGAGCTGCTGCCGGCCGGTGAGCTCGACGGGGTCGGCGACTGA